One Synechococcus sp. JA-2-3B'a(2-13) genomic window carries:
- the lspA gene encoding signal peptidase II — MKNKGFWLAGILGVILDQATKHWAVERLLPGPEIELWPGVFHLTYVENTGAAWSLFEDSAELLKWISLGVALALGLLAIRGGILSRWEQAGYGLVWAGAVGNGIDRFVNGYVVDFFNLIWIRFPVFNVADVAINLGVACLLIGLLQDNSKKTGSTSASPRLEKKPGRDSTHFKD, encoded by the coding sequence ATGAAAAACAAAGGCTTTTGGCTGGCCGGGATCCTGGGGGTGATCTTGGATCAGGCGACCAAGCACTGGGCAGTGGAACGGCTGCTGCCGGGGCCAGAGATTGAGCTGTGGCCAGGGGTGTTTCACCTCACCTACGTGGAGAATACCGGCGCTGCTTGGAGCCTGTTTGAAGATTCGGCAGAGCTCTTGAAGTGGATCTCGTTGGGGGTAGCGCTGGCATTGGGGCTGCTGGCCATCCGCGGCGGGATCCTGAGCCGTTGGGAACAGGCGGGCTATGGCTTGGTGTGGGCAGGAGCGGTGGGGAACGGCATCGACCGCTTCGTCAACGGCTATGTCGTGGACTTTTTCAATTTGATCTGGATTCGCTTTCCGGTATTCAACGTGGCGGATGTGGCCATCAACCTCGGGGTGGCCTGCCTGCTGATTGGTCTGCTACAGGACAACTCGAAGAAAACGGGATCGACTTCCGCCTCGCCTCGCTTGGAGAAAAAGCCCGGTCGCGACAGCACCCACTTTAAGGATTGA
- a CDS encoding ABC transporter permease, producing the protein MPIRPFPIGQWLWILFSLGVLLFLHLPLLVIVLYAFSPDEATLRFPLPGLTWRWFAVAWGRADIWRALFLSLRVAVLATGVAVVLGSLAAAAVYRSRFFGRETISFLVLLPIALPGIVSGIALRSAIHLLHIPFSFWTIVIGHATFCLVVVYNNVLARFRRMGRSQLEASADLGANPLQTFRYILLPELASALLAGSLLAFALSFDEIIVTTFTAGQQQTLPIWVFSQLTKPRQRLVISVVALGVIGLTVLPIWLIHHLTQEKTTTR; encoded by the coding sequence ATGCCGATTCGCCCTTTTCCCATCGGCCAATGGCTTTGGATCCTGTTCTCGCTGGGGGTGCTGCTCTTTCTCCATCTTCCTCTGCTGGTGATCGTCCTTTACGCCTTTAGCCCCGATGAGGCGACTTTGCGCTTCCCTTTGCCGGGGCTGACCTGGCGTTGGTTTGCCGTGGCCTGGGGGCGGGCCGATATTTGGCGGGCCTTGTTTTTGTCTTTGCGGGTGGCTGTGCTGGCTACCGGAGTGGCGGTGGTGCTGGGATCCCTGGCGGCAGCAGCAGTCTATCGCAGCCGATTTTTTGGCCGCGAGACGATCTCGTTTTTGGTGTTGCTGCCCATCGCCTTGCCGGGCATTGTCTCCGGGATCGCCTTGCGCTCGGCGATCCATTTGCTGCATATCCCTTTCAGCTTTTGGACAATTGTTATCGGCCATGCCACCTTTTGCCTGGTGGTGGTGTACAACAACGTGCTGGCCCGGTTTCGCCGCATGGGACGCTCTCAACTGGAGGCTTCTGCCGACTTGGGGGCCAATCCTCTGCAAACCTTTCGGTACATCCTTCTGCCCGAACTGGCCTCGGCCCTATTGGCGGGATCCCTGCTGGCGTTTGCCCTGTCTTTCGATGAAATCATCGTCACCACCTTCACCGCTGGCCAGCAGCAAACCCTGCCGATTTGGGTGTTCAGCCAGCTCACCAAGCCTCGGCAGCGCCTGGTGATCAGCGTGGTGGCTCTGGGGGTGATCGGCCTGACGGTGCTCCCTATTTGGCTGATCCATCACTTGACCCAAGAGAAAACCACGACTCGCTGA
- the ruvA gene encoding Holliday junction branch migration protein RuvA, translating to MIAFLSGHLVAIEWGERSSLTVEVQGIGYRVKAPGRFLKQLPAVGEPVRVFTHLVVRETELVLYGFGSPAERDLFVELIKVSGVGPALGLALLNTFGLPELVQAVVTENVRLLSLTPGVGHKTAQRLALELKTKLAHWRQGMGVADQPLAGGPPMPIREEVEMALLALGYSTQEIQAALQALPTHPRPTEDWLRDAITYLSQQP from the coding sequence ATGATCGCGTTTTTAAGCGGCCACCTTGTGGCCATCGAATGGGGAGAGCGCAGCAGCCTCACCGTTGAGGTGCAGGGGATCGGCTATCGCGTCAAGGCCCCAGGACGTTTTCTCAAGCAACTGCCCGCAGTGGGGGAGCCCGTCCGGGTGTTCACCCATTTGGTGGTGCGAGAGACCGAGCTGGTGTTGTACGGGTTTGGCTCGCCAGCCGAGCGCGATTTGTTTGTGGAACTCATCAAAGTCTCAGGGGTGGGGCCGGCTTTGGGCTTGGCCCTGCTGAATACCTTCGGCCTGCCGGAGCTGGTGCAGGCGGTGGTGACCGAAAATGTGCGCCTGCTCTCCCTCACGCCGGGGGTAGGCCATAAAACGGCCCAACGGCTGGCCTTGGAGCTGAAAACCAAGCTGGCCCACTGGCGACAGGGGATGGGGGTTGCGGATCAACCCTTGGCCGGGGGGCCGCCCATGCCCATCCGAGAAGAGGTGGAAATGGCCTTACTGGCCCTGGGCTACAGCACTCAGGAAATTCAGGCTGCCTTGCAAGCTCTGCCCACCCACCCCCGCCCAACGGAAGACTGGCTGCGGGATGCCATCACCTACCTGAGCCAGCAGCCATGA
- the nadD gene encoding nicotinate-nucleotide adenylyltransferase gives MKHRRIAILGGTFNPVHHGHLIMAEQALWQFDLDQVLWMPAGDPPHKPLAPGASKADRLAMVKLAIADHERFACSELEIRRSGRSYTIETLRTLIQEQPNTQWYWIIGVDALRDLPQWYQAEELARLCHWIVAPRVDAGDAAQVLQAVAAKLPIQAQILEAPTLTLSSTYLRQQIQKGGSIRYLVPPAVEHYIRQHRLYLQP, from the coding sequence ATGAAGCACCGCCGCATTGCCATTCTGGGTGGAACCTTCAACCCTGTACACCACGGCCATTTGATCATGGCAGAACAAGCTCTTTGGCAGTTTGACCTGGATCAGGTGCTGTGGATGCCGGCAGGGGATCCCCCCCACAAGCCTCTGGCCCCTGGCGCCAGCAAAGCCGACCGCTTGGCGATGGTCAAGCTGGCCATTGCCGACCACGAGCGCTTCGCCTGCTCAGAGCTGGAGATCCGCCGTTCGGGGCGCTCCTACACCATCGAGACACTGCGCACCCTCATCCAGGAGCAACCCAATACCCAGTGGTACTGGATCATCGGCGTGGATGCTCTGCGGGACCTGCCCCAGTGGTATCAAGCGGAAGAACTGGCCCGCCTCTGCCATTGGATTGTTGCCCCACGGGTGGATGCCGGCGATGCCGCCCAGGTGCTGCAGGCGGTGGCCGCAAAGCTGCCCATCCAAGCCCAAATCCTGGAAGCCCCTACCCTGACGCTCTCTTCCACCTACCTGCGACAGCAAATCCAAAAGGGAGGGTCTATCCGCTACCTGGTGCCCCCTGCTGTGGAGCACTATATCCGTCAGCACCGCCTCTATCTGCAGCCCTAA
- a CDS encoding RNA-guided endonuclease InsQ/TnpB family protein, translating into MSQTISVRCKLIVPQELRQEIDRTLQRFADACNQILDTAKREKCWNTAKLHHLVYRPVRAATGLKANHVCQALRRVISNAKAVKQVHRFRPTSLTLDARTFKYRESDQTVGVTLMSGRVWLKLKIGGYQIALLRGQKPTSATLSKTKQGDYYINIAVELDTPPTGKTPKVIGVDLGRRDIATASNGRSWSGEHIQAVRDRFSRVRAKVQSKRTRSSRRLLRRLSGRERRYQTWLNHNISKTLVRDAQAIGAALAFEDLTGIRDCLNQKSRSKAERRRTNNWAFYQLRMFVAYKAAIAGVPVVLVPPAYTSQTCHKCLHIHPERGKSYRNGKSFKCGHCGWEGDADHNAAQVISLLGATVNSPEIPKLSCPLGPLGIGIKLAPCT; encoded by the coding sequence ATGAGCCAGACTATATCCGTACGTTGCAAGCTGATAGTCCCACAAGAGTTGCGTCAAGAAATTGACCGCACCTTGCAGAGATTTGCTGACGCTTGTAACCAGATCTTGGATACCGCCAAGCGCGAGAAGTGCTGGAACACCGCCAAGCTGCACCACTTGGTCTATCGACCGGTAAGAGCAGCAACGGGGCTGAAAGCCAACCACGTCTGTCAGGCGCTCCGTCGGGTGATTAGCAACGCCAAGGCGGTGAAGCAAGTCCACAGGTTCCGCCCCACCAGTCTGACTTTGGACGCTCGTACTTTTAAGTACCGAGAGTCCGACCAAACCGTGGGCGTGACCCTGATGAGCGGACGGGTTTGGCTCAAGCTCAAGATTGGCGGCTATCAAATCGCTTTGCTGCGGGGGCAGAAGCCGACAAGCGCAACCCTGTCCAAGACCAAGCAAGGGGACTACTACATCAACATCGCTGTTGAGCTGGATACTCCCCCGACTGGCAAAACTCCAAAGGTAATCGGAGTTGACTTGGGCAGGCGGGATATCGCCACCGCTAGCAACGGACGCTCTTGGAGTGGAGAGCACATCCAGGCCGTCCGTGACCGGTTCAGCCGTGTACGCGCCAAGGTTCAATCCAAACGCACTCGCAGCTCTAGGAGACTGCTGAGAAGGCTCTCTGGGAGAGAACGGCGCTACCAGACATGGCTGAACCATAACATCAGCAAAACCTTGGTCAGGGATGCCCAGGCTATTGGTGCGGCACTGGCTTTTGAAGACTTGACAGGCATCAGAGATTGCCTGAATCAGAAGTCTCGAAGTAAGGCTGAGCGGCGCAGGACTAACAACTGGGCGTTCTACCAGCTCAGGATGTTTGTAGCCTACAAGGCTGCCATTGCCGGAGTGCCTGTGGTGCTGGTGCCGCCTGCCTACACCAGTCAGACCTGCCACAAATGCCTGCACATCCACCCTGAGCGGGGTAAGTCCTACCGCAATGGCAAGTCGTTCAAGTGTGGACACTGCGGGTGGGAAGGGGATGCTGACCATAACGCTGCTCAAGTAATCTCTCTCCTTGGGGCGACTGTAAACTCGCCTGAAATTCCGAAACTTAGCTGTCCTCTGGGGCCGCTAGGGATTGGGATAAAGCTCGCACCCTGCACATAG
- the psaC gene encoding photosystem I iron-sulfur center protein PsaC codes for MAHSVKIYDTCIGCTQCVRACPTDVLEMVPWKGNNKAGMIAAAPRTEDCVGCKRCETACPTDFLSIRVYLGPETTRSMGLAY; via the coding sequence ATGGCTCACTCGGTCAAGATCTACGACACCTGCATCGGCTGCACTCAGTGTGTGCGGGCTTGTCCCACCGACGTGTTGGAGATGGTGCCCTGGAAGGGGAACAACAAGGCTGGCATGATCGCTGCCGCTCCCCGCACCGAAGACTGCGTTGGCTGCAAACGCTGTGAAACCGCTTGTCCCACCGATTTTCTGAGCATCCGAGTCTACCTTGGCCCCGAAACCACCCGCAGCATGGGCTTAGCCTACTGA
- a CDS encoding DUF3493 domain-containing protein, which produces MADSDPKPRSPLSQRRDPSSAEQVRLLTELAAPYRSLRRFIYLAVGFSATIGAFVFFFRALAGRDLNTTLPSLALQLGILAGAIGLNRLENRSHQKVIRQVKQRLGMQQDSQEPQRSADS; this is translated from the coding sequence ATGGCAGACTCCGATCCCAAGCCAAGATCGCCCCTGTCGCAACGCCGGGATCCCTCTTCAGCAGAGCAGGTGAGGCTGTTGACGGAGCTGGCCGCTCCCTACCGCAGCTTGCGGCGCTTCATCTACTTGGCGGTGGGGTTCTCGGCTACCATCGGGGCGTTTGTGTTTTTCTTTCGAGCCCTGGCGGGACGGGACTTGAACACCACCTTGCCCAGCTTGGCCTTGCAGTTGGGGATCCTGGCCGGCGCCATCGGCCTGAACAGGCTGGAAAACCGCTCTCACCAGAAGGTGATCAGACAGGTCAAACAACGCTTGGGCATGCAGCAAGACTCCCAGGAGCCCCAACGGTCGGCGGACAGTTAG
- a CDS encoding gamma-glutamyl-phosphate reductase, whose product MTDFGSDFDLGTTLRQVRRLLPQMQRLSSQTKRQALLALSRCLLERSDLLLEANTLDLESCREQTVPEWILNGLKLTPERLQRSAQLLTLLAQQPDPIGKLEKGHRQENGLFIGRYRVPLGLIALVYEIYPEFALNGIGMCLKAGNGVILASSGPIQKTHQAMVNLLAETAYEHGIPEGAIQTLPAQDRTADPQVDSPLLPLLQQTRYLDLVIPCGRPGWVEFLLQASKVPTLATHLGYGHIYLDRTAPWPLVKSVLLDPLAQYGSEGIPIYQPLTLWLLIHTDWAANHLTALVEDLLGHGIAVQAAAPILEQFPQLQPLGQGFDSTERPHLRLQPIADLTEAIAWINKNGCRQSETILTDSQSAAQRFLQEVDAALIHINTSPLSAGRGAGIPTLGAFRDLSLGISTQRLHVRGPIDVEALTTVKVVAQGDL is encoded by the coding sequence GTGACAGATTTCGGTTCAGACTTTGACTTAGGTACCACTCTGCGACAGGTACGCCGCTTACTACCGCAGATGCAGCGGTTGAGCAGCCAAACCAAGCGCCAGGCCCTGCTGGCTCTCTCGCGGTGTTTGTTGGAGCGCTCCGATCTGCTCCTGGAAGCCAATACCCTCGACCTGGAAAGTTGCCGCGAGCAAACCGTACCGGAGTGGATCCTCAACGGCCTGAAGCTCACCCCCGAGCGCCTACAGCGATCCGCCCAGTTGCTGACTCTCCTGGCCCAGCAGCCGGATCCCATTGGCAAGCTGGAGAAAGGGCACCGCCAGGAGAACGGCCTGTTTATTGGCCGCTACCGCGTCCCGTTGGGGTTGATCGCTCTGGTCTATGAAATCTACCCCGAGTTTGCCCTAAATGGCATTGGCATGTGCTTAAAAGCGGGAAACGGCGTGATTTTGGCCAGCAGCGGTCCCATCCAGAAAACCCACCAGGCTATGGTCAACCTGTTGGCAGAGACGGCTTACGAGCACGGGATCCCGGAAGGAGCCATTCAAACCTTGCCCGCCCAAGACCGAACCGCAGATCCCCAAGTAGATTCCCCACTATTGCCGTTGTTACAGCAAACCCGCTACCTAGACCTGGTGATTCCCTGCGGTCGCCCCGGCTGGGTGGAGTTCCTGTTGCAGGCCAGCAAAGTGCCGACTCTGGCTACCCATTTGGGCTACGGCCACATCTATCTGGATCGCACCGCCCCTTGGCCTTTGGTCAAGTCGGTTTTGTTGGATCCCCTCGCCCAGTATGGCTCAGAAGGGATCCCTATCTATCAGCCCCTCACCCTTTGGCTGCTGATCCACACCGATTGGGCCGCCAACCATCTGACCGCCTTGGTGGAGGACTTGCTGGGTCACGGGATCGCTGTACAGGCAGCAGCACCCATCCTAGAGCAGTTCCCGCAGCTCCAGCCGCTTGGGCAAGGCTTTGACTCGACAGAACGACCTCATCTGCGCCTGCAGCCCATTGCCGACCTGACGGAGGCGATCGCCTGGATTAACAAAAATGGTTGCCGTCAATCGGAGACGATCCTCACCGATAGCCAATCGGCGGCCCAGCGCTTTCTCCAGGAAGTAGATGCCGCCCTGATCCACATCAACACTTCCCCCCTCTCGGCAGGCCGGGGAGCTGGGATCCCCACGTTGGGAGCGTTTCGCGACCTGTCTTTGGGCATTTCTACCCAGCGGCTGCACGTGCGCGGGCCCATCGACGTGGAAGCCCTGACAACGGTGAAGGTGGTGGCTCAGGGCGATCTGTAG